A region from the Variovorax sp. V93 genome encodes:
- a CDS encoding alpha/beta fold hydrolase, translated as MPSRRTLLALGLASTAMLTACATAPSPSYTERPPIVFMHGNGDSAALWLTTIWRFESNGWPRDRLFALDQPYPLARDDDAVAQPGRSSTTDSAVFLKAEVDKVLKATGAGKVVLIGNSRGGNTIRNYVQNGGGAAVVSHVVLGGNPAHGIWAVKGFRENNEFSGLSGFMQQLNAPKGSNGEEVTPGVKWLTLRSDNNDKYAQPDGVWIGVPGQPTNIGFDGPALKGATNVVLPRVDHRETSFSPPAFAATWQFLTGEAPRSTAVAPEASVVLDGRAVGAENLSLNGGQVTVYAIDPATGARRGDAVHSKSIGADGRWGPFNARGDTAYEFVLSAPGYGITHIYRSPFPRSSRVVNLRPERLAPADGSAQAVVVFTRPRGYFDAERDTMRFDGQSPPPGVPPRGSGVSSSRLRLAAAQPQRAVTGEFNAERITGLTWPAAQQHVTVLELTY; from the coding sequence ATGCCATCACGCCGCACCCTACTGGCCCTCGGGCTCGCATCGACCGCCATGCTGACCGCCTGCGCCACCGCTCCCTCGCCTTCGTACACCGAACGCCCCCCGATCGTCTTCATGCACGGCAACGGCGATTCGGCCGCACTGTGGCTGACCACCATCTGGCGCTTCGAATCGAACGGCTGGCCGCGCGACCGGCTCTTCGCGCTCGACCAGCCCTATCCGCTGGCGCGCGACGACGATGCCGTGGCGCAGCCGGGCCGCAGCTCGACCACCGATTCGGCCGTGTTCCTGAAGGCCGAGGTCGACAAGGTGCTGAAGGCCACGGGCGCCGGCAAGGTGGTGCTGATCGGTAATTCGCGCGGCGGCAACACGATCCGCAACTACGTGCAGAACGGCGGCGGCGCAGCCGTCGTGAGCCACGTGGTGCTGGGCGGCAATCCGGCGCACGGCATCTGGGCGGTGAAGGGCTTCCGCGAGAACAACGAGTTCTCGGGGCTCTCGGGCTTCATGCAGCAGCTCAATGCGCCGAAGGGGTCGAACGGCGAGGAAGTCACGCCGGGCGTGAAGTGGCTCACGCTGCGCTCCGACAACAACGACAAGTACGCCCAGCCCGACGGCGTGTGGATCGGCGTGCCGGGCCAGCCGACGAACATCGGCTTCGACGGCCCCGCGCTCAAGGGCGCGACCAACGTGGTGCTGCCGCGCGTGGACCACCGGGAAACCTCGTTCTCGCCCCCCGCGTTCGCGGCGACCTGGCAGTTCCTGACCGGCGAAGCGCCGCGCAGCACGGCGGTGGCACCCGAGGCGAGCGTCGTGCTCGACGGCCGTGCAGTGGGCGCGGAGAACCTTTCGCTCAATGGCGGGCAGGTCACCGTGTATGCCATCGATCCGGCCACGGGCGCACGGCGCGGCGATGCGGTGCACAGCAAGAGCATCGGCGCCGATGGCCGCTGGGGTCCGTTCAATGCGCGCGGCGACACGGCCTACGAGTTCGTGCTCAGCGCACCCGGCTACGGCATCACGCACATCTACCGCAGCCCGTTTCCGCGCAGCAGCCGCGTCGTGAACCTGCGCCCCGAACGCCTCGCGCCGGCCGATGGCAGCGCCCAGGCGGTCGTCGTCTTCACGCGGCCCCGCGGCTACTTCGATGCAGAGCGCGACACCATGCGCTTCGACGGTCAGAGCCCGCCGCCCGGCGTGCCGCCCAGGGGCTCCGGCGTGTCGAGTTCGCGGTTGCGCCTGGCCGCCGCGCAA
- a CDS encoding acyl-CoA dehydrogenase family protein, with protein MDFNFTDDQEQLRDAVRKWVDKGYDFERRRGIEAHGGFSREAWDELAELGLGGLYIAEDDGGLGMGPVAGMVVMEELGRGIVLEPFAQTLIAGAVLSGYASADTKDNWLPRIAGGQAIVVLAYQERKSRYRLDLCDAKAVKAGDGWSLTGAKSVVPVGDEADAYLVPAKADGKIALFLVERSASGVEARGYGTQDGSRAAEVVFDKADATLVTADGLAALEYAVDVGIAATCAEAVGVMDKTAALTVDYMNQRKQFGVAISTFQALRHRVADMKMQLELARSMSYYATLKLNAPAEERRQALARAKYQLGVSMRFVAANSVQLHGGIGVTDEYIGSHYFRKLTQLEMTFGDTLHHLGEVSARMQDTAGVFA; from the coding sequence ATGGATTTCAATTTCACCGACGACCAGGAACAACTGCGCGACGCCGTTCGCAAGTGGGTCGACAAGGGCTACGACTTCGAACGCCGCCGCGGCATCGAGGCCCACGGCGGCTTCTCGCGCGAGGCCTGGGACGAACTGGCCGAACTCGGCCTGGGCGGCCTCTACATCGCCGAGGACGACGGCGGCCTGGGCATGGGCCCGGTGGCCGGCATGGTGGTGATGGAAGAGCTGGGCCGCGGCATCGTGCTGGAGCCCTTTGCGCAGACGCTGATCGCCGGCGCCGTGCTCAGCGGCTACGCCAGTGCCGACACCAAGGACAACTGGCTGCCGCGCATTGCCGGCGGCCAGGCCATCGTGGTGCTGGCCTACCAGGAACGCAAGTCGCGCTACCGGCTCGACCTGTGCGACGCCAAGGCCGTGAAGGCCGGCGACGGCTGGTCGCTGACGGGCGCCAAGAGCGTGGTGCCCGTGGGCGACGAAGCCGATGCCTACCTGGTGCCGGCCAAGGCCGACGGCAAGATCGCCCTCTTCCTGGTCGAACGCAGCGCGAGCGGCGTCGAGGCCCGCGGCTACGGCACGCAGGACGGCAGCCGCGCGGCCGAGGTGGTGTTCGACAAGGCAGACGCCACGCTGGTCACGGCCGACGGCCTGGCCGCGCTCGAATATGCAGTCGACGTCGGCATTGCCGCCACCTGCGCCGAAGCAGTGGGTGTGATGGACAAGACCGCGGCCCTCACCGTCGACTACATGAACCAGCGCAAGCAGTTCGGCGTGGCCATCTCCACCTTCCAGGCGCTGCGCCACCGCGTGGCCGACATGAAGATGCAGCTCGAGCTCGCGCGCTCGATGAGCTACTACGCAACGCTCAAGCTCAATGCGCCGGCCGAGGAGCGGCGCCAGGCACTGGCGCGCGCCAAGTACCAGCTCGGCGTGTCGATGCGTTTTGTCGCCGCGAATTCGGTGCAGCTGCATGGCGGCATCGGCGTGACCGACGAATACATCGGCAGCCACTATTTCCGCAAGCTCACGCAGCTCGAAATGACCTTCGGCGACACGCTGCACCACCTGGGCGAAGTGTCGGCGCGCATGCAGGACACGGCCGGCGTCTTCGCCTGA
- a CDS encoding acyl-CoA dehydrogenase family protein, whose protein sequence is MDLSFTPEEQKFREEIRAWVRENLPQEISHKVHNALELTRDDLQGWARILGKKGWLGYGWPKEFGGPGWTAIQRHLFEEETALAGAPRIIPFGPVMVAPVIMAFGNAEQQKRFLPGIASGEVWWSQGYSEPGSGSDLASVKTRAERKGDKYIVNGQKTWTTLGQYGDWMFNLVRTSNEGKPQTGISFLLLDMKSPGVTVRPIKLLDGSHEVNEVFFDNVEVPAENLIGEENKGWTYAKHLLSHERTNIADVNRAKRELERLKRIAKSEGVYEDQRFRDEIAKLEVDIVALEMMVLRVLSAATSGKNSLDVAGLLKIRGSEIQQRYSELMMLAGGAYSLPLIREAMEAGWQGNFPGGNPALAPLASTFFNMRKTTIYGGSNEVQRNIVAQTVLG, encoded by the coding sequence ATGGATTTGAGCTTCACGCCCGAAGAACAGAAGTTCCGCGAAGAAATTCGCGCCTGGGTCAGGGAAAACCTTCCCCAAGAGATTTCGCACAAGGTGCACAACGCGCTCGAACTGACGCGCGACGATCTGCAGGGCTGGGCCAGGATCCTCGGCAAGAAGGGCTGGCTCGGCTACGGCTGGCCGAAGGAATTCGGCGGCCCGGGCTGGACCGCCATCCAGCGCCACCTGTTCGAGGAAGAAACCGCGCTGGCCGGCGCGCCGCGCATCATCCCCTTCGGCCCGGTGATGGTCGCCCCGGTGATCATGGCCTTCGGCAATGCCGAGCAGCAGAAGCGCTTCCTGCCCGGCATCGCGAGCGGCGAGGTCTGGTGGAGCCAGGGCTACAGCGAACCGGGCTCGGGTTCCGACCTCGCCTCGGTCAAGACCCGTGCCGAACGCAAGGGCGACAAGTACATCGTCAACGGCCAGAAGACCTGGACCACGCTCGGCCAGTACGGCGACTGGATGTTCAACCTCGTGCGCACCAGCAACGAGGGCAAGCCGCAGACCGGCATCAGCTTTTTGCTGCTCGACATGAAGTCGCCCGGCGTCACGGTGCGGCCGATCAAGCTGCTGGACGGCAGCCATGAAGTGAACGAGGTGTTCTTCGACAACGTCGAGGTGCCGGCCGAGAACCTGATCGGCGAGGAGAACAAGGGCTGGACCTACGCCAAGCACCTGCTCTCGCACGAGCGCACCAACATCGCCGACGTGAACCGCGCCAAGCGCGAGCTCGAGCGCCTGAAGCGCATCGCGAAGAGCGAAGGCGTCTATGAAGACCAGCGTTTCCGCGACGAGATCGCCAAGCTCGAGGTCGACATCGTCGCGCTCGAGATGATGGTGCTGCGCGTGCTCTCGGCCGCCACCTCGGGCAAGAACTCGCTCGACGTCGCGGGCCTGCTCAAGATCCGCGGCAGCGAGATCCAGCAGCGCTACAGCGAACTGATGATGCTGGCGGGCGGTGCCTATTCGCTGCCGCTCATCCGCGAAGCGATGGAAGCCGGCTGGCAGGGCAACTTCCCGGGCGGCAACCCGGCCCTTGCGCCGCTCGCATCGACCTTCTTCAACATGCGCAAGACCACCATCTACGGCGGCTCGAACGAAGTGCAACGCAACATCGTCGCTCAGACGGTGCTGGGCTGA
- the purN gene encoding phosphoribosylglycinamide formyltransferase — protein MKNIVILISGGGSNMAAIVRAAERDRWSERFGARIAAVVSNKAEAGGLALARTHGIATAVVPHKEFATREAFDEALAKAVDAHSPALVVLAGFMRILTPGFVGRYAGRLVNIHPSLLPAFPGLNTHQRAIDAGCKVAGVTVHQVTTELDHGPILDQAVVPVLPDDTAATLAGRVLAQEHQLYPRAIAAWLADTSSHTS, from the coding sequence ATGAAGAACATCGTGATCCTGATTTCCGGCGGCGGCTCCAACATGGCGGCCATCGTGCGCGCCGCCGAGCGCGACCGCTGGTCCGAGCGCTTCGGCGCCCGCATTGCCGCGGTCGTCAGCAACAAGGCCGAAGCGGGCGGGCTCGCGCTCGCCAGAACGCACGGCATCGCAACCGCTGTGGTCCCGCACAAGGAGTTCGCGACGCGCGAGGCCTTCGACGAGGCGCTGGCGAAGGCGGTCGACGCGCATTCGCCGGCGCTGGTGGTGCTGGCGGGCTTCATGCGCATCCTGACGCCGGGCTTCGTCGGGCGCTACGCCGGCCGGCTGGTCAACATCCATCCTTCCTTGCTGCCGGCCTTTCCGGGGCTGAACACGCACCAGCGGGCGATCGACGCGGGCTGCAAGGTGGCCGGCGTCACGGTGCACCAGGTCACGACGGAACTCGACCATGGCCCGATCCTGGACCAGGCGGTGGTGCCGGTGCTGCCGGATGACACGGCCGCCACGCTGGCCGGCCGGGTGCTCGCGCAAGAGCATCAGTTGTATCCACGCGCCATTGCTGCGTGGCTTGCAGATACATCAAGTCACACGTCTTAA
- a CDS encoding I78 family peptidase inhibitor yields the protein MKTQSLLSAVAGAILLSACAAPAPAPTPASASAAPPEPVFQCNADGARFAVGQPLSPQLEAAARVRAGAGTVRALKPGEAVTMELNGGRLNLDVDARGRVTDVRCG from the coding sequence TTGAAAACCCAATCGCTACTGTCCGCGGTCGCCGGCGCCATCCTGCTGTCGGCCTGCGCCGCGCCAGCCCCTGCACCAACCCCTGCATCCGCATCCGCTGCACCACCCGAGCCGGTGTTCCAGTGCAATGCGGACGGCGCGCGTTTCGCCGTCGGCCAGCCGCTGTCGCCCCAGCTCGAGGCCGCCGCCCGCGTGCGCGCCGGCGCGGGCACGGTGCGCGCGCTGAAGCCCGGGGAGGCGGTGACGATGGAACTCAACGGCGGGCGCCTGAACCTCGATGTGGACGCACGCGGCCGCGTGACGGACGTTCGCTGCGGCTGA
- a CDS encoding DUF1653 domain-containing protein, whose amino-acid sequence MNDDNDLPPLIETPPGRYRHYKGGEYEVLGTVRHSETLEPMTLYRALYGAKGLWVRPAAMFEGTVEIDGVIRRRFAPVRNAT is encoded by the coding sequence GTGAACGACGACAACGACCTGCCACCCCTGATCGAGACGCCACCCGGCCGCTACCGGCACTACAAGGGCGGCGAATACGAGGTACTGGGCACCGTGCGCCACAGCGAAACGCTGGAACCGATGACGCTGTACCGCGCGCTCTATGGCGCGAAGGGGCTGTGGGTCCGGCCAGCTGCGATGTTCGAGGGCACCGTGGAGATCGATGGCGTCATCCGGCGGCGCTTCGCGCCGGTCCGCAACGCTACATAG
- a CDS encoding M48 family metalloprotease has protein sequence MDRADFVHLVRLSEHASADHSARYRRGVAAFAALGYLWVLACLALSVGIIAWAALAAGRGRFSFTRGWLLLFALGLLWATLRALWVRFDEPEGRELSRADAPALFEALERIRKKIKGPPVHRVYLDDEFNASIRQVPRFGLFGGAVNSLSIGLPLLMMLDRRRLLSVLAHEYGHLRGNHGKLSAWIYRTRLSWLKLDASLQRDEGVMALVSQAFFRWYFPRFAARTFALARQDEYEADRISGRLLGTPVAAAALTEIAIKASWYADEFWASHWARAEREPQPPGPFEALQKCAATPPDAEFARQALREAMRRVSDLDDTHPVLRDRLEALGQKAVVPPWSAEPALGMLADSARWIAHFDNQWRRAHAGDWKQHHAHRSRLRERVDLLAARGERNTPDELVEWADAERRLDPAAPVRARYERALQIAPEHSGALRGLAQMLPLRDRAARLAVLERLYGSSATSRWWAAKSAVAALEDPDAGAHDEEALKLWRGRLKEAEEAEARAWEEITGTPFFSQIARHDLNDHELGELQADLARCLPISRAWLVRKMLREFPWRRAYVVFVELPGLDDDDRWQLCRQLEQTLSLPGAALVLWAGHSPTLAEIERQAFGAIWTRTA, from the coding sequence ATGGATCGCGCTGATTTTGTTCACCTCGTCAGGCTGAGCGAGCATGCCAGCGCGGACCACAGCGCGCGCTACCGGCGCGGCGTCGCGGCCTTTGCCGCCCTCGGCTATCTCTGGGTGCTGGCCTGCCTTGCGCTTTCCGTCGGCATCATCGCCTGGGCCGCGCTGGCTGCGGGACGCGGGCGTTTCAGCTTCACGCGCGGCTGGCTGCTGCTGTTCGCCCTGGGCCTGCTCTGGGCCACGCTGCGCGCGCTCTGGGTCCGGTTCGACGAACCCGAAGGGCGCGAGCTTTCTCGTGCGGATGCGCCGGCGCTGTTCGAGGCGCTCGAGCGCATCCGCAAGAAGATCAAGGGGCCGCCGGTCCATCGCGTCTATCTCGACGACGAGTTCAATGCCAGCATCCGGCAGGTGCCGCGTTTCGGGCTCTTCGGCGGGGCGGTCAATTCCCTCAGCATCGGGCTGCCGCTGCTCATGATGCTGGACCGGCGGCGGCTGCTGTCGGTGCTCGCGCACGAGTATGGGCACCTGCGCGGCAACCACGGCAAGCTCAGCGCCTGGATCTACCGCACGCGCCTTTCGTGGCTGAAGCTGGACGCGAGCCTGCAGCGCGACGAAGGCGTGATGGCGCTGGTGTCGCAGGCGTTCTTCCGCTGGTACTTTCCGCGCTTCGCGGCCCGGACCTTCGCGCTCGCGCGGCAGGACGAATACGAAGCCGACCGCATCTCCGGCCGCCTGCTGGGCACGCCCGTGGCCGCGGCCGCCTTGACCGAAATAGCCATCAAGGCCAGCTGGTATGCCGATGAGTTCTGGGCCTCGCACTGGGCGCGCGCCGAACGGGAGCCGCAGCCGCCCGGACCCTTCGAGGCCCTGCAGAAGTGCGCTGCCACGCCGCCGGATGCGGAATTCGCGCGCCAGGCCCTGCGCGAAGCCATGCGGCGAGTGAGCGACCTGGACGACACCCATCCCGTGCTGCGCGACCGGCTCGAGGCGCTCGGCCAGAAGGCCGTGGTGCCGCCCTGGTCGGCCGAGCCGGCATTGGGCATGCTGGCCGACAGCGCCCGGTGGATCGCGCATTTCGACAACCAATGGCGCCGCGCCCATGCCGGCGACTGGAAGCAGCACCACGCGCATCGCTCGCGCCTCCGCGAGCGCGTCGACCTGCTTGCGGCGCGGGGAGAGCGCAACACGCCCGACGAGCTGGTGGAGTGGGCGGATGCCGAACGCCGGCTCGATCCGGCCGCCCCGGTGCGTGCCCGCTATGAGCGTGCACTCCAGATCGCGCCTGAGCACTCCGGCGCGCTGCGCGGACTGGCCCAGATGCTGCCTCTGCGCGACCGCGCGGCGCGCCTGGCCGTGCTCGAGCGCCTGTACGGCTCCAGCGCGACCAGCCGCTGGTGGGCCGCCAAAAGTGCCGTAGCCGCGCTCGAAGACCCCGATGCGGGCGCGCACGACGAGGAGGCGCTCAAGCTGTGGCGCGGCCGCCTCAAGGAGGCCGAGGAAGCCGAGGCCCGCGCCTGGGAAGAGATCACCGGAACGCCCTTCTTCAGCCAGATCGCCCGGCACGACCTGAACGACCATGAACTGGGCGAACTGCAGGCCGACCTCGCGCGCTGCCTGCCCATTTCGCGGGCCTGGCTGGTGCGCAAGATGCTGCGCGAATTCCCGTGGCGCCGGGCCTACGTCGTGTTCGTCGAACTGCCGGGGCTGGACGACGACGACCGCTGGCAGCTCTGCCGCCAGCTCGAACAGACGCTGAGCCTGCCGGGCGCCGCGCTGGTGCTCTGGGCCGGCCATTCGCCGACCCTGGCCGAAATCGAGCGGCAGGCTTTCGGGGCGATCTGGACGCGCACGGCGTAG
- a CDS encoding RsmB/NOP family class I SAM-dependent RNA methyltransferase: MHPKALLEATADLVGLVLKFDHPADQVVSRFFRDHREFGPRERATLAETVYTVLRKKLLFDHLSPSGSGSKERRMAILGFHGPRDFLKSALNDTEKRWLDNCDAVKPDDLLERHRHNLPEWLVGPLKAQLGDGFWALVESLQQPAPLDLRVNALTDKRAEVKAELAKAAIKSEATPFSPWGLRIDGKPALTKLDAFARGAVEVQDEGSQLLALLLDAKRGEMVVDFCAGAGGKTLAIGATMRNTGRLYAFDTSAHRLDALKPRLARSKLSNVHPAAIAHERDDRIKRLAGKIDRVLVDAPCSGLGTLRRNPDLKWRQSPKSVEELTVKQAAILQSAARLLKSGGRLVYATCSVLPEENEAIAEAFSAANPDFVPQDAAELLQGLKVEGFEALCAGGANGHRYLRLWPHRHATDGFFAAVWNRK; encoded by the coding sequence ATGCACCCCAAAGCCCTGTTGGAGGCCACCGCCGATCTGGTCGGCCTTGTCCTGAAATTCGATCACCCGGCCGACCAGGTCGTTTCGCGCTTTTTCCGCGACCACCGCGAGTTCGGCCCGCGCGAGCGCGCCACGCTTGCCGAGACCGTCTACACCGTCTTGCGCAAGAAGCTGCTGTTCGACCATCTCTCGCCCTCGGGCAGCGGTTCGAAGGAGCGCCGCATGGCGATCCTGGGCTTTCATGGCCCGCGCGATTTTCTGAAGAGCGCTCTCAACGACACCGAAAAGCGCTGGCTCGACAACTGCGACGCAGTCAAGCCGGACGATCTGCTCGAACGCCATCGCCACAATCTGCCCGAATGGCTGGTGGGGCCGCTCAAGGCCCAGCTGGGCGACGGTTTCTGGGCCCTGGTCGAAAGCCTGCAGCAGCCCGCGCCGCTCGATCTTCGCGTCAATGCCCTGACCGACAAGCGCGCCGAAGTGAAGGCGGAGCTTGCGAAGGCTGCTATCAAATCGGAAGCAACGCCGTTCTCGCCCTGGGGCTTGCGCATCGACGGCAAGCCCGCGCTGACCAAGCTGGACGCCTTCGCCCGCGGTGCCGTCGAGGTGCAGGACGAGGGCTCCCAGTTGCTCGCGCTGCTGCTGGATGCCAAGCGAGGCGAGATGGTGGTCGATTTTTGCGCCGGCGCCGGCGGCAAGACGCTGGCCATCGGCGCGACCATGCGCAACACCGGCCGGCTCTACGCCTTCGACACCTCGGCCCACCGGCTCGACGCGCTCAAGCCGCGGCTCGCGCGCAGCAAGCTGTCGAACGTGCATCCGGCCGCCATTGCGCATGAGCGGGACGACCGCATCAAGCGCCTGGCCGGCAAGATCGACCGCGTGCTGGTGGACGCACCCTGCTCGGGCCTGGGCACGCTGCGCCGCAATCCGGACCTGAAATGGCGCCAGTCGCCCAAGTCGGTCGAGGAATTGACGGTCAAGCAGGCTGCCATCCTGCAAAGCGCGGCGCGCCTGCTGAAATCGGGCGGACGGCTGGTTTATGCCACCTGCAGCGTGCTGCCCGAGGAAAACGAGGCCATTGCCGAGGCTTTCAGCGCCGCCAACCCCGATTTCGTGCCCCAGGACGCCGCGGAACTGCTGCAGGGCCTCAAGGTGGAGGGTTTCGAGGCGCTCTGCGCAGGCGGAGCGAACGGCCACCGCTATCTGCGGCTGTGGCCGCACCGCCACGCCACGGACGGTTTCTTTGCAGCGGTGTGGAACCGCAAATAG
- a CDS encoding fatty acid desaturase, with the protein MLIPDSAVLSAAIDWLGHGLWDLTWWQVVLYTLVTTHITIAAVTIFLHRTQTHRAMDLGPIPSHFFRFWLWLGTGMVTKEWVAIHRKHHAKCETEDDPHSPQVKGIDEVLWRGAELYRAESKNKETMERYGHGTPDDWLERNLYTRYSWQGVGLMLVINLALFGVLGLTVWAVQMLWIPITAAGIINGIGHYWGYRNFEAPDASRNVSPWGLIIGGEELHNNHHTYPTSAKFSVKKYEFDIGWVYIQMMQKIGWAKVKKVPPKMQMGDIQPVANEKTLEAVIANRYEVMAGYAREMRRVTKAELAALKTKGGDISVLKAAKNWLHRDDDKVPASARSHLVQARAAHPVIDKMVTMREELRQLWLNTSQSREQLAADLAAWCHRAEASGIAGLREFSTRLRAARA; encoded by the coding sequence ATGTTGATTCCTGACTCTGCCGTTTTGAGCGCGGCCATCGACTGGCTCGGACACGGCTTGTGGGACCTCACATGGTGGCAAGTCGTGCTGTACACGCTCGTCACTACGCACATCACGATCGCTGCGGTCACGATCTTCCTGCACCGCACGCAGACGCACCGGGCCATGGATCTGGGCCCGATCCCCTCGCATTTCTTCCGCTTCTGGCTGTGGCTCGGCACCGGCATGGTGACCAAGGAATGGGTGGCCATCCACCGCAAGCACCACGCCAAGTGCGAAACCGAAGACGATCCGCACAGCCCCCAGGTCAAGGGCATCGACGAAGTCCTTTGGCGCGGCGCCGAGCTTTATCGCGCCGAGTCGAAGAACAAGGAAACGATGGAGCGCTACGGCCACGGCACGCCCGACGACTGGCTCGAACGCAACCTGTACACCCGCTACAGCTGGCAGGGCGTGGGCCTCATGCTGGTCATCAACCTTGCGCTGTTCGGCGTGCTCGGCCTCACGGTCTGGGCCGTCCAGATGCTGTGGATCCCGATCACCGCGGCCGGCATCATCAATGGCATCGGCCACTACTGGGGCTACCGCAACTTCGAGGCGCCGGACGCCAGCCGCAATGTCTCGCCCTGGGGCCTGATCATTGGCGGCGAAGAGTTGCACAACAACCACCACACGTACCCCACCTCGGCCAAGTTCTCGGTCAAGAAGTACGAATTCGACATCGGCTGGGTCTACATCCAGATGATGCAGAAGATCGGCTGGGCTAAGGTCAAGAAGGTGCCGCCGAAGATGCAGATGGGCGACATCCAGCCCGTGGCCAACGAGAAGACGCTCGAGGCTGTCATTGCCAACCGCTATGAAGTCATGGCCGGCTATGCCCGCGAGATGCGCCGTGTCACCAAGGCCGAACTGGCTGCGCTCAAGACCAAGGGCGGCGACATCTCGGTGCTCAAGGCGGCCAAGAACTGGCTGCATCGCGACGACGACAAGGTGCCGGCATCGGCCCGCTCGCACCTCGTGCAGGCGCGCGCTGCCCACCCGGTGATCGACAAGATGGTCACCATGCGCGAAGAGCTGCGCCAGCTCTGGCTCAACACTTCGCAGTCGCGCGAGCAGCTGGCGGCCGATCTGGCGGCCTGGTGCCATCGCGCGGAGGCCAGCGGCATCGCCGGCCTGCGCGAATTCTCGACCCGCCTGCGCGCTGCACGCGCCTGA
- the rpmG gene encoding 50S ribosomal protein L33, whose protein sequence is MATSKGGREKIKLESTAGTGHFYTTSKNKKTMPEKMSIMKFDPKARKHVEYKEIKLK, encoded by the coding sequence ATGGCAACGAGCAAAGGCGGACGCGAAAAGATCAAGCTGGAATCCACCGCGGGTACCGGCCACTTCTACACGACCAGCAAGAACAAGAAGACGATGCCTGAAAAGATGTCGATCATGAAGTTCGACCCCAAGGCACGCAAGCACGTCGAATACAAGGAAATCAAGCTGAAGTAA
- the rpmB gene encoding 50S ribosomal protein L28 produces the protein MARVCDVTGKGPMVGNNVSHANNKTKRRFLPNLQYRRFWVETENRWVRLRVSSAALRLIDKNGIDAVLADLRARGQA, from the coding sequence ATGGCACGCGTATGCGACGTAACGGGCAAAGGCCCGATGGTCGGAAACAACGTTTCCCACGCCAACAACAAAACCAAGCGCCGGTTCCTGCCGAACCTGCAATACCGCCGTTTCTGGGTCGAGACCGAAAACCGCTGGGTTCGCCTGCGTGTTTCGAGCGCCGCACTGCGCCTGATCGACAAGAACGGCATCGACGCCGTGCTCGCAGACCTGCGTGCACGCGGCCAAGCTTAA
- the trxB gene encoding thioredoxin-disulfide reductase encodes MSAPQHAKVLILGSGPAGYTAAVYAARANLQPLLITGIAQGGQLMTTTEVDNWPADVHGVQGPELMQRFLEHAERFKTQIVFDHINKVDLGKRPFTLTGDSGTYTCDSLIIATGASAKYLGIDSEQKFMGRGVSACATCDGFFYREQEVCVIGGGNTAVEEALYLANIANKVTLVHRRDKFRAEPILIDKLMEKVAEGKIVLKLHNELDQVLGDDTGVTGIRIKNTQSGATEQIDLKGCFIAIGHHPNTDIFQGQLEMKDNYILTRSGLQGFATMTSIPGVFAAGDVQDNVYRQAITSAGTGCMAALDAQRFLEQDGTL; translated from the coding sequence ATGTCCGCTCCCCAACACGCCAAGGTCTTGATTCTGGGCTCCGGCCCGGCCGGCTACACCGCCGCCGTCTATGCAGCCCGCGCAAACCTCCAGCCGCTGCTCATCACGGGCATTGCCCAGGGCGGCCAGTTGATGACGACCACCGAGGTCGACAACTGGCCCGCGGACGTGCACGGCGTGCAGGGCCCCGAGCTGATGCAGCGTTTTCTCGAGCACGCGGAGCGCTTCAAGACGCAGATCGTCTTCGACCACATCAACAAGGTCGACCTCGGCAAGCGCCCGTTCACGCTCACCGGCGACAGCGGCACCTACACCTGCGATTCGCTGATCATCGCCACCGGCGCTTCCGCCAAGTACCTCGGGATCGACTCGGAACAGAAGTTCATGGGCCGCGGCGTCTCGGCCTGCGCCACCTGCGACGGCTTCTTCTACCGCGAGCAGGAAGTGTGCGTGATCGGCGGCGGCAACACCGCCGTCGAGGAAGCCCTGTACCTGGCCAACATCGCGAACAAGGTCACGCTGGTGCATCGCCGCGACAAGTTCCGCGCCGAGCCCATCCTGATCGACAAGCTCATGGAAAAGGTCGCCGAGGGCAAGATCGTCCTGAAGCTGCACAACGAACTCGACCAGGTGTTGGGCGACGACACAGGCGTGACGGGCATCCGGATCAAGAACACGCAGAGCGGCGCCACCGAGCAGATCGACCTCAAGGGCTGCTTCATCGCCATCGGCCATCACCCCAACACCGACATCTTCCAGGGCCAGCTGGAAATGAAGGACAACTACATCCTGACCCGCTCGGGCCTGCAGGGCTTTGCCACGATGACCAGCATTCCGGGCGTCTTTGCCGCCGGCGACGTGCAGGACAACGTGTACCGCCAGGCCATCACGAGCGCCGGCACCGGCTGCATGGCCGCGCTGGACGCCCAGCGCTTCCTCGAGCAGGACGGCACGCTTTAG